A single genomic interval of Streptomyces sp. 1222.5 harbors:
- a CDS encoding SURF1 family protein, whose protein sequence is MHRYRFLFSLQWVILTLVAIALIPTMIRLGFWQEHRYQERTARNDLVSTALHADPVPVERLTSPGHSITRTEKYRTVTATGTFDTGREVVVRRRTNADGEVGFHVLTPFVLTDGKVLLVNRGWIPANGAQTDFPKIPAPPAGRTTVTGRLKSDETTAASGIKNVTGLPDRQIMLINSAEEARRLGADVLGGYVEQTAPAAKDGSPEQISDPGSEDAPLNYAYMIQWWLFAAAVPVGWWFLVRREIRDREEAAAEEQPEESEPATV, encoded by the coding sequence GTGCACCGCTACCGCTTCCTGTTCTCCCTCCAGTGGGTGATCCTCACTCTCGTGGCGATCGCGCTGATCCCGACGATGATCAGACTGGGCTTCTGGCAGGAGCACCGGTACCAGGAGCGCACCGCCCGCAACGACCTGGTCTCCACCGCGCTGCACGCCGACCCGGTTCCGGTCGAGCGGCTGACCTCCCCCGGGCACTCGATCACCCGCACCGAGAAGTACCGAACGGTCACCGCGACCGGCACCTTCGACACCGGCCGGGAGGTCGTGGTCCGGCGCCGGACCAACGCCGACGGCGAGGTCGGCTTCCACGTGCTCACCCCGTTCGTGCTCACGGACGGCAAGGTGCTCCTCGTCAACCGCGGCTGGATCCCCGCGAACGGCGCGCAGACCGACTTCCCGAAGATCCCCGCCCCGCCGGCCGGCCGGACCACCGTCACCGGGCGGCTGAAGTCCGACGAGACGACCGCGGCGAGCGGGATCAAGAACGTCACGGGTCTCCCCGACCGGCAGATCATGCTGATCAACAGTGCGGAAGAAGCACGGCGGCTCGGCGCCGACGTGCTCGGCGGCTACGTGGAGCAGACGGCACCCGCGGCCAAGGACGGGTCCCCGGAGCAGATCTCCGACCCGGGCAGCGAGGACGCCCCGCTGAACTACGCGTACATGATCCAGTGGTGGCTGTTCGCCGCCGCCGTACCGGTCGGCTGGTGGTTCCTGGTCCGGCGCGAGATCCGCGACCGCGAGGAGGCCGCCGCCGAGGAGCAGCCCGAGGAGAGCGAACCGGCCACGGTCTGA
- a CDS encoding DEDDh family exonuclease, with protein MLEDRATAVSSPTQWPAAYPQGYAVVDVETTGLARDDRIISAAVYRLDARGEVEDHWYTLVNPERDPGPVWIHGLTSDVLEGAPLFTDVAEEFAARLDGRVLVAHNAVFDWQMIAREYARARREAPVRQRLCTIALSKELGLPLPNFKLESLAAHFGVVQQRAHHALDDARVLAEAFRPSLLAAAAGDVRLPLLECRPLTEWSDRPVPRQASGGYGGHRAGGWRPSRKRPACPYPNPGRYEDGKRLRQGMRVAFSGDTSTERELLEDRATECGLHVASSISRLTSLLVTNDPDSGTSKTVKARQFGTPIVDEAAFGQLLRDVEPADG; from the coding sequence ATGCTCGAAGACCGTGCGACCGCAGTGTCCTCCCCCACCCAGTGGCCGGCCGCGTATCCCCAGGGATACGCGGTCGTTGACGTGGAGACCACCGGCCTGGCCCGGGACGACCGGATCATCTCGGCGGCCGTCTACCGGCTGGACGCGCGCGGCGAGGTCGAGGACCACTGGTACACGCTGGTCAACCCGGAGCGCGATCCGGGACCCGTGTGGATACACGGCCTGACGAGCGACGTGCTCGAAGGGGCACCCCTGTTCACGGACGTCGCCGAGGAGTTCGCCGCCCGGCTGGACGGCCGGGTGCTCGTGGCGCACAACGCCGTCTTCGACTGGCAGATGATCGCCCGGGAGTACGCGCGTGCGCGCCGGGAGGCCCCGGTGCGGCAGCGGCTGTGCACCATCGCGCTGTCGAAGGAGCTGGGCCTGCCGCTGCCCAACTTCAAACTGGAGTCGCTCGCGGCGCACTTCGGGGTCGTGCAGCAGCGGGCGCACCACGCGCTGGACGACGCGCGCGTGCTGGCGGAGGCGTTCCGGCCCAGCCTGCTGGCCGCGGCGGCGGGCGACGTACGGCTGCCGCTGCTGGAGTGCCGGCCGCTGACGGAGTGGTCGGACCGTCCCGTGCCCCGCCAGGCCTCCGGCGGCTACGGCGGCCACCGGGCGGGCGGTTGGCGGCCTTCGCGGAAGCGGCCCGCCTGCCCCTACCCCAACCCCGGCCGGTACGAGGACGGCAAACGCCTCAGACAGGGCATGCGGGTGGCGTTCTCCGGCGACACCTCCACGGAGCGGGAGCTGCTGGAGGACCGGGCGACCGAGTGCGGTCTGCACGTGGCCTCCAGCATCTCGCGCCTGACGAGTCTGCTGGTGACCAACGACCCGGACTCGGGCACGTCGAAGACGGTCAAGGCGCGGCAGTTCGGCACGCCGATCGTGGACGAGGCGGCCTTCGGCCAGCTCCTCAGGGACGTGGAGCCGGCCGACGGCTGA
- a CDS encoding TetR/AcrR family transcriptional regulator, with translation MASGTRGALTRDTVLDAAAGLVRRHGPEALTMRGLAAELGTAVTSIYWHVGGREALLDALVERTMAGLGEIRPSGAGPGERVVSVAHTLRRRLREHPHLVALVHERGLTERMFLPAQQALVREAHAAGLRGARAAEFVRAVQFQVVGHVLVERNRERAPAQHPGEEELWGAGAAGDDPALARALAGPVDTERLFATAVEALVRALLTRDGTGAV, from the coding sequence ATGGCGAGCGGGACGAGGGGCGCGCTGACCCGGGACACGGTGCTGGACGCCGCCGCCGGGCTGGTGCGGAGGCACGGCCCGGAGGCCCTCACCATGCGCGGGCTCGCCGCCGAGCTGGGCACCGCGGTGACGTCCATCTACTGGCACGTCGGCGGGCGGGAGGCCCTGCTGGACGCGCTCGTGGAGCGGACCATGGCCGGCCTCGGGGAGATCCGCCCGTCCGGCGCCGGCCCCGGCGAGCGCGTCGTGTCGGTCGCGCACACCCTGCGCCGCCGGCTGCGCGAGCACCCGCACCTGGTCGCCCTGGTGCACGAACGGGGCCTGACCGAGCGGATGTTCCTGCCCGCACAGCAGGCACTGGTACGCGAGGCGCACGCGGCCGGGCTGCGCGGGGCACGGGCCGCCGAGTTCGTCCGGGCCGTGCAGTTCCAGGTCGTGGGGCACGTGCTGGTCGAGCGCAACCGCGAGCGGGCCCCGGCGCAGCACCCCGGCGAGGAGGAGCTGTGGGGTGCGGGGGCCGCCGGTGACGATCCGGCGCTGGCCCGCGCGCTGGCGGGCCCGGTGGACACGGAGCGGCTTTTCGCGACGGCCGTGGAGGCGCTGGTACGGGCCCTGCTGACGCGGGACGGAACCGGCGCGGTGTGA
- a CDS encoding acetoacetate decarboxylase family protein encodes MARVRYGARTEEEIAAARTASGRLPEIWSTGVVAVWETDPEAVAAVLPPPLKPTGSPLVRATISTVHLPGQPLPLGAGSLAVAAAHGPVEGWYPLVMPMTQERALTGGREVFGEPKKLGEVTLERDGSAVTAALARHGVAFVAVRGTVTGELPLPEPARRTDFYFKFLPAVDGSGFDTDPALVHCLRRERTRRLERVDGEVVLRESPYDPVADLPVLRLREITLGEKTTGQSGRVVERVDPDALLPYVHQRYDDPLQILDAPAGGSR; translated from the coding sequence ATGGCACGCGTACGGTACGGCGCACGGACCGAGGAGGAGATCGCCGCCGCGCGCACCGCGAGCGGCCGGCTCCCCGAGATCTGGTCCACGGGCGTGGTGGCCGTCTGGGAGACCGACCCGGAAGCCGTGGCCGCGGTGCTGCCGCCACCCCTGAAACCCACCGGCAGCCCCCTCGTCAGGGCGACCATCAGCACCGTCCACCTGCCCGGACAGCCGCTCCCGCTCGGCGCGGGCTCCCTCGCGGTTGCCGCCGCCCACGGCCCGGTCGAGGGCTGGTACCCGCTGGTCATGCCGATGACCCAGGAGCGGGCCCTCACCGGCGGGCGCGAGGTCTTCGGGGAACCCAAGAAGCTCGGCGAGGTGACCCTGGAGCGCGACGGAAGCGCCGTCACCGCGGCGCTGGCCCGGCACGGCGTCGCCTTCGTGGCGGTACGCGGCACGGTCACCGGTGAGCTGCCCCTGCCGGAGCCCGCGCGCAGGACCGACTTCTACTTCAAGTTCCTCCCCGCGGTGGACGGTTCCGGCTTCGACACCGACCCCGCCCTGGTGCACTGCCTGCGCCGGGAGAGGACGCGCCGGCTGGAGCGGGTCGACGGGGAGGTCGTCCTGCGGGAGTCGCCGTACGACCCCGTGGCCGATCTGCCGGTGCTGCGCCTGCGGGAGATCACCCTCGGCGAGAAGACCACCGGGCAGAGCGGACGGGTCGTCGAACGGGTCGACCCCGACGCCCTGCTGCCCTACGTCCACCAGCGGTACGACGACCCGCTGCAGATCCTCGACGCGCCGGCCGGCGGGAGTCGCTGA
- a CDS encoding SDR family NAD(P)-dependent oxidoreductase, with amino-acid sequence MDLEAGQVAVVTGAASGIGLALARRFAAEGLKVVLADVEPAALDKAAAELRDRGADVHARVVDVGVREQVVELAESAYEAYGAVHVLCNNAGVGSGAEGRMWEHEPNDWRWAFAVNVWGVFHGVQAFVPRMIASGAPGHVVNTSSGDGGIAPLPTASVYAVTKAAVVTLTESLYAHLRAEHARVSASVLFPGPHMLRTGLWESHRNRPGRYAKERPRRTPYRSLGQWEAAMRAAGRDVRFTPVEDVAGLVVAGIREDRFWMLPPSEHSDAQIRARARSMLDRANPSYLENFILD; translated from the coding sequence ATGGACCTCGAAGCGGGACAGGTCGCCGTCGTCACCGGTGCGGCGAGCGGGATCGGACTCGCCCTGGCCCGGCGGTTCGCGGCCGAGGGCCTGAAAGTGGTCCTCGCCGACGTCGAGCCGGCCGCCCTCGACAAGGCCGCGGCCGAACTCCGCGACCGGGGCGCCGACGTGCACGCGCGCGTGGTCGACGTCGGGGTGCGCGAACAGGTCGTGGAACTGGCCGAGTCGGCGTACGAGGCGTACGGCGCCGTGCACGTGCTGTGCAACAACGCCGGTGTCGGCTCCGGCGCCGAGGGCCGGATGTGGGAGCACGAGCCGAACGACTGGCGCTGGGCCTTCGCCGTCAACGTGTGGGGCGTCTTCCACGGCGTCCAGGCGTTCGTGCCCCGGATGATCGCGTCCGGGGCGCCCGGTCACGTGGTCAACACGTCCTCCGGCGACGGCGGGATCGCCCCGCTCCCGACCGCCTCCGTCTACGCCGTCACCAAGGCCGCCGTCGTCACCCTCACCGAGTCCCTGTACGCCCACCTCCGCGCCGAGCACGCGCGCGTGAGCGCGTCGGTGCTCTTCCCGGGGCCGCACATGCTGCGTACGGGCCTGTGGGAGTCGCACCGCAACCGGCCCGGGCGGTACGCCAAGGAGCGCCCGCGCAGGACGCCGTACCGCAGCCTCGGCCAGTGGGAGGCGGCCATGCGCGCGGCGGGCCGGGACGTCCGCTTCACCCCCGTCGAGGACGTCGCCGGACTCGTCGTCGCCGGCATCCGGGAGGACCGCTTCTGGATGCTGCCGCCGAGCGAGCACAGCGACGCGCAGATCCGCGCGCGGGCCCGCTCGATGCTGGACCGCGCCAACCCGTCGTACCTCGAGAACTTCATTCTGGATTGA
- a CDS encoding amidohydrolase family protein produces MTDADSGQDPYLIISSDCHAGLPTEEYRPYLESRFHRDFDEFLAGRDRRREEMTRLGVRNEEFADRWFHDNEEGLRGGWDSVQRLKELDGDGVAAEVVFPDADAVDSRTAAPFGVGLGLSGDQDPELGMAGARAHNRWLADFVSAHPERHCGVALLPVTAPVDRVVAEIHRARESGLGALMIPSMWEGREPYHDRRYDPVWAAAAECRMPVLTHSGAAPRHEYGDHLGIYVSEVTWWPARPLWFLLWSGVLERHPGLRFGVAESGCWWLPNLLWFMDRLYLGAHGGKKLSPFEELRRPPHEYLDRQVFVCATNTKRRELAQRYEIGVDNILWGSDFPHPEGTWPDTRAWLRRTFHDIPVAETRRMLGLAAADVFGFDTDRLTPLARRIGPTPADLGQPADQTAVEASWARSRETGRHWLTGEDFPALGVTR; encoded by the coding sequence GTGACCGACGCCGATTCCGGCCAGGACCCCTACCTGATCATCTCCTCCGACTGCCACGCCGGACTGCCCACCGAGGAGTACCGGCCCTACCTGGAGTCCCGCTTCCACCGGGACTTCGACGAGTTCCTTGCCGGACGCGACCGCCGCCGGGAGGAGATGACCCGGCTCGGCGTCCGCAACGAGGAGTTCGCCGACCGCTGGTTCCACGACAACGAGGAGGGCCTGCGCGGCGGCTGGGACTCCGTCCAGCGCCTGAAGGAGCTGGACGGTGACGGGGTGGCCGCCGAGGTCGTCTTCCCGGACGCGGACGCCGTCGACAGCCGGACCGCCGCACCCTTCGGCGTGGGCCTCGGCCTCTCCGGCGACCAGGACCCCGAACTCGGCATGGCCGGCGCCCGGGCGCACAACCGCTGGCTCGCCGACTTCGTCTCCGCGCACCCCGAACGGCACTGCGGGGTCGCCCTGCTGCCGGTCACCGCCCCCGTGGACCGGGTCGTCGCCGAGATCCACCGCGCCAGGGAGTCCGGTCTCGGCGCCCTGATGATCCCGTCCATGTGGGAGGGCAGGGAGCCGTACCACGACCGCCGCTACGATCCGGTGTGGGCGGCCGCCGCCGAGTGCCGGATGCCCGTGCTCACCCACTCCGGAGCCGCTCCCCGCCACGAGTACGGCGACCATCTCGGCATCTACGTCTCCGAGGTCACCTGGTGGCCCGCCCGCCCGCTGTGGTTCCTGCTCTGGTCCGGTGTCCTCGAACGCCACCCGGGGCTGCGCTTCGGCGTCGCCGAGTCCGGCTGCTGGTGGCTGCCGAACCTGCTGTGGTTCATGGACCGCCTCTACCTCGGCGCCCACGGCGGCAAGAAACTCTCCCCGTTCGAGGAACTGAGGCGCCCGCCGCACGAGTACCTGGACCGGCAGGTGTTCGTCTGCGCCACCAACACCAAACGGCGCGAACTGGCCCAGCGGTACGAGATCGGCGTCGACAACATCCTCTGGGGCAGCGACTTCCCGCACCCCGAGGGCACCTGGCCCGACACCCGCGCATGGCTGCGCCGCACCTTCCACGACATCCCGGTCGCCGAGACCCGCCGCATGCTGGGCCTCGCCGCGGCCGACGTCTTCGGCTTCGACACCGACCGGCTGACGCCCCTGGCCCGCCGCATCGGGCCGACCCCCGCCGACCTCGGCCAGCCGGCCGACCAGACGGCCGTGGAGGCGTCCTGGGCCCGCTCGCGCGAGACCGGCCGGCACTGGCTGACCGGCGAGGACTTCCCGGCACTGGGGGTGACCCGATGA
- a CDS encoding amidohydrolase family protein: MTDDRCTVISADCHAGADLLDYRPYLEKRYHDDFDVWAATYVNPHEDLLADSADRNWNSERRLAELEADGIVAEVIFPNTIPPFFPSGSLMAPPPGAEDFERRWAGLRAHNRWLADFCAAAPGRRAGVFQILLGDVGQAVEEVRWAAAAGLKGGLMLPGTPPGSGLPELYSRTYDPLWAACAELGVPVNHHAGSASPPLGEEPAARAVFMVETTWFSHRALWHLVFGGAFRRHPALRLVLTEQGSGWIPGVLGMLDYYHGRLVAAASGAGTAESKFGAGLAAGMGAPPSEVWQDNCFVGASFMRPHEVTLRERIGVDKIMWGSDYPHDEGTFPYTREALRFACAGVPRAELAAMLGGNAARVYGFDLALLDAVAAKVGPTVTELAEPLRTPPPDATSPVFARGASLRVW; the protein is encoded by the coding sequence ATGACCGACGACCGCTGCACCGTGATCTCCGCCGACTGCCACGCCGGCGCGGACCTGCTGGACTACAGGCCCTATCTGGAGAAGCGGTACCACGACGACTTCGACGTCTGGGCCGCCACCTACGTCAACCCCCACGAGGACCTGCTCGCCGACTCCGCCGACCGCAACTGGAACTCCGAGCGGCGCCTCGCGGAACTGGAGGCGGACGGGATCGTCGCGGAGGTGATCTTCCCGAACACCATCCCGCCGTTCTTCCCGTCCGGCTCGCTCATGGCCCCGCCCCCCGGCGCCGAGGACTTCGAGCGGCGCTGGGCGGGCCTGCGCGCCCACAACCGCTGGCTCGCCGACTTCTGCGCGGCCGCGCCGGGCCGCCGCGCGGGCGTCTTCCAGATCCTCCTGGGCGACGTCGGGCAGGCCGTCGAGGAGGTGCGGTGGGCCGCCGCCGCCGGCCTCAAGGGCGGTCTGATGCTGCCCGGCACCCCGCCCGGCTCGGGCCTGCCGGAGCTGTACTCGCGCACGTACGACCCCCTGTGGGCCGCCTGCGCGGAACTCGGCGTCCCGGTCAACCACCACGCCGGCTCGGCCTCGCCGCCGCTCGGCGAGGAACCGGCCGCCCGCGCGGTCTTCATGGTGGAGACGACCTGGTTCTCCCACCGCGCCCTGTGGCACCTCGTCTTCGGCGGCGCCTTCCGCCGTCACCCGGCGCTGAGGCTGGTCCTGACCGAGCAGGGCTCGGGCTGGATCCCCGGCGTGCTCGGCATGCTGGACTACTACCACGGGCGGCTGGTCGCGGCCGCGTCCGGGGCCGGCACCGCGGAGTCGAAGTTCGGCGCCGGACTGGCCGCGGGCATGGGCGCGCCGCCCTCCGAGGTGTGGCAGGACAACTGCTTCGTCGGCGCCAGCTTCATGCGCCCCCACGAGGTGACGCTGCGCGAGCGCATCGGCGTCGACAAGATCATGTGGGGCAGCGACTACCCGCACGACGAGGGCACCTTCCCCTACACCAGGGAAGCGCTGCGCTTCGCCTGCGCGGGCGTCCCGCGCGCGGAGCTCGCGGCCATGCTCGGCGGCAACGCGGCCCGCGTCTACGGCTTCGACCTCGCCCTCCTGGACGCCGTCGCCGCGAAGGTGGGCCCCACGGTGACGGAACTCGCCGAGCCCCTCCGGACCCCACCGCCCGACGCGACGAGCCCGGTGTTCGCCCGGGGGGCGTCCCTGCGGGTGTGGTGA
- a CDS encoding VIT family protein codes for MTEPTHDETHGGALGSRLNWLRAAVLGANDGIVSTAGLVVGVAGATESRAALLTAGLAGLLAGSMSMAAGEYVSVSTQRDSELAALAVERRELREQPEAELRELTDLLAARGLSREVAREAAVQLTERDALRAHARVELGIDPDELTNPWHAAWASFLSFTVGALLPLLAIVLPPAGWRLAVTVLSVLAALVLTGWSSASLGAADPRRAIVRNAVGGALAMAVTYAAGSLLGAAGV; via the coding sequence GTGACGGAACCCACGCACGACGAGACCCACGGCGGCGCGCTCGGCTCCCGGCTGAACTGGCTGCGGGCCGCCGTGCTGGGCGCGAACGACGGCATCGTCTCCACCGCGGGACTGGTCGTCGGCGTGGCCGGCGCGACCGAGAGCCGGGCCGCCCTGCTCACCGCCGGTCTGGCCGGCCTGCTCGCCGGGTCGATGTCCATGGCGGCCGGCGAGTACGTCTCCGTCTCCACCCAGCGCGACTCCGAACTGGCCGCGCTGGCCGTGGAGAGACGGGAACTGCGCGAGCAGCCGGAGGCCGAACTGCGGGAGCTGACCGACCTGCTGGCGGCGCGCGGCCTGTCCCGCGAGGTCGCCCGCGAGGCCGCCGTACAGCTCACCGAACGGGACGCGCTGCGGGCCCACGCGCGCGTGGAGCTGGGCATCGACCCGGACGAGCTGACCAACCCCTGGCACGCGGCCTGGGCGAGCTTCCTGTCGTTCACCGTCGGCGCGCTGCTGCCCCTGCTGGCCATCGTCCTGCCCCCGGCCGGCTGGCGGCTCGCCGTCACGGTCCTCTCCGTCCTGGCCGCGCTCGTCCTCACCGGCTGGAGCAGCGCCAGCCTCGGCGCCGCGGACCCGAGGCGGGCGATCGTGCGCAACGCGGTGGGCGGGGCACTGGCGATGGCGGTCACCTACGCGGCGGGAAGCCTGCTGGGCGCGGCGGGCGTCTGA